Proteins encoded by one window of Chryseobacterium foetidum:
- a CDS encoding glycine-rich domain-containing protein, with product MKTKMVLRNENLWRRIQSFSLDVENATFPFSKKLAKEENWSMEFTQKAIEEYKKFVYLCCVSPNGASPSETVDKVWHMHLIYTQSYWEDFCPNVLKRNLHHHPSTGGSSENAKHQNWFSETLENYREVFSQEAPEDIWKHQNQKITVRKNWFQKFKFLSAASVLLLLISCSEGSGGVFFKVFGWIIGIFIVINILGMIIGSSQSGNRNKNNGGSSDGGSTGTSCSNSSSCSSDSSCGSSCGGGGCGGCGS from the coding sequence ATGAAAACAAAAATGGTATTAAGAAACGAAAATCTTTGGCGAAGAATTCAAAGCTTTTCATTAGATGTTGAGAATGCAACATTTCCTTTCTCGAAAAAACTCGCAAAAGAGGAAAACTGGAGTATGGAATTTACCCAAAAAGCAATTGAAGAGTACAAAAAGTTTGTCTATCTCTGCTGCGTTTCCCCAAATGGTGCTTCGCCAAGCGAAACTGTAGACAAAGTGTGGCACATGCATCTTATTTACACTCAAAGTTACTGGGAAGATTTCTGTCCGAATGTATTAAAAAGAAACCTTCATCACCATCCTTCAACAGGAGGAAGTTCTGAAAACGCAAAACATCAGAACTGGTTCTCAGAAACTCTGGAAAACTATCGTGAAGTTTTCTCACAGGAAGCACCGGAAGACATTTGGAAACATCAAAACCAAAAAATCACTGTCCGAAAAAACTGGTTTCAGAAATTCAAATTCCTGTCTGCAGCTTCAGTCTTGCTACTGCTGATATCCTGCTCAGAAGGCTCCGGCGGAGTTTTTTTTAAAGTATTTGGATGGATTATAGGAATATTTATAGTAATAAATATTTTAGGAATGATCATCGGAAGTTCGCAATCAGGAAACAGGAACAAAAACAACGGTGGCAGTTCAGACGGTGGAAGCACCGGCACAAGTTGCAGTAACAGCTCATCTTGCAGCAGTGACTCAAGTTGTGGAAGCAGTTGCGGCGGCGGCGGATGTGGCGGATGCGGAAGCTAA
- a CDS encoding LytR/AlgR family response regulator transcription factor, protein MIRTLIIEDEKPAARKIERMLNEFPDIEIVGKIESVEEGVQWFSENDHPQLIFSDIVLGDGVSFDIFEKVPTKAFIIYTTAFDQYTLKAFKLNSIDYLLKPIMEEDLSAALEKFRSFIPSGNAVNSHEIKDLIKKDKSTLSRILVKIGYNLKIVQTSEISCFYSENKIVYLQTQERNFPTDFTLDELTEVLDEQKFFRVNRQFIINSDYIKNIHTSPNYKVELNFQPDEEITVSRERVKDFKDWLVG, encoded by the coding sequence ATGATCAGAACCCTTATCATCGAAGACGAAAAGCCGGCAGCACGAAAGATCGAAAGAATGCTCAATGAATTTCCGGATATCGAAATTGTCGGCAAAATAGAATCTGTGGAAGAAGGTGTACAGTGGTTTTCTGAAAATGATCATCCCCAGCTTATTTTTTCAGATATTGTTTTGGGCGACGGTGTTTCGTTCGATATTTTTGAAAAAGTTCCGACGAAGGCTTTTATCATTTACACAACAGCTTTTGACCAATACACTTTAAAAGCCTTTAAACTCAACAGCATCGATTATCTTCTGAAACCGATTATGGAGGAAGATCTGTCTGCAGCTTTAGAGAAATTCAGGTCATTTATTCCTTCAGGTAACGCCGTTAATTCTCATGAGATAAAGGATTTAATTAAAAAAGACAAATCTACCCTTTCCAGAATTCTCGTTAAAATCGGTTACAATCTGAAAATCGTTCAGACCTCAGAAATCAGCTGTTTTTACAGTGAAAATAAGATTGTTTATCTGCAGACTCAGGAACGCAATTTTCCAACAGATTTTACTTTAGATGAACTCACGGAAGTTCTTGATGAGCAGAAGTTTTTCCGTGTGAACAGACAGTTTATCATCAATTCAGATTACATTAAAAATATTCATACTTCGCCCAACTATAAAGTGGAATTAAACTTTCAGCCCGACGAGGAAATTACCGTGAGCAGAGAGCGTGTAAAGGATTTTAAAGACTGGCTTGTGGGTTAA
- a CDS encoding 2TM domain-containing protein, whose protein sequence is MEYQTAQQRVKELKSFYKNCMWFGIVALFIFTRRFVKYGDFTEAISTGSMILTIWGIIIAVKAVKLFVLNSEWEEKVLQNEINKSKKPINF, encoded by the coding sequence ATGGAATATCAAACTGCACAACAAAGAGTAAAAGAACTGAAATCATTCTACAAAAACTGCATGTGGTTCGGAATCGTAGCATTATTTATTTTCACCAGAAGATTTGTTAAATACGGAGATTTTACTGAAGCCATCTCTACAGGATCAATGATTCTGACAATCTGGGGAATTATCATTGCTGTAAAAGCTGTAAAATTATTTGTTCTGAATTCTGAATGGGAAGAAAAAGTGCTGCAAAACGAAATTAATAAAAGCAAAAAGCCGATTAATTTTTAA
- a CDS encoding 2TM domain-containing protein yields MENLTYNKENLAYEKAAKRVKDLKGFYGNLASYCIVIPFLIIINMITSPQHLWFYWPMLGWGIGIIAHAVNTFGIGKDWEEKKIQELMDREKRSSKSL; encoded by the coding sequence ATGGAAAATCTTACTTACAACAAAGAAAACTTAGCTTACGAAAAAGCAGCAAAAAGAGTAAAAGATCTTAAAGGATTCTACGGAAATCTTGCTTCATACTGCATCGTTATTCCGTTTTTAATTATTATCAATATGATCACATCACCTCAACATTTATGGTTTTACTGGCCAATGCTGGGCTGGGGAATCGGAATTATCGCTCATGCTGTAAATACTTTCGGAATCGGAAAAGACTGGGAAGAAAAAAAGATTCAGGAACTCATGGACAGAGAAAAAAGAAGCTCAAAATCACTTTAA
- a CDS encoding methyltransferase family protein, producing the protein METLSAVFYAAITVWLASEIYYKRILKSDETAEKKDRSTLNILWVVIMPSVFLGVYISKSTAFKITDQQWIYFFGLALILTGVFIRWVIIRSLGKYFTVDVSIRQDHKIKQDGIYQILRHPSYSFALLTFLGLGLYLNNWVSLFIVFVPVCLAFRYRIAVEEKALIETFGEDYLNYRKKTKMLIPLIY; encoded by the coding sequence ATGGAAACTCTTAGCGCTGTTTTTTATGCAGCTATAACCGTTTGGCTTGCCTCTGAAATCTATTACAAAAGAATTTTAAAGTCTGATGAAACGGCAGAAAAAAAGGATAGATCAACGCTGAACATCCTTTGGGTGGTGATTATGCCATCGGTTTTTCTCGGTGTGTATATTTCAAAATCAACAGCATTTAAAATTACAGATCAGCAATGGATATACTTTTTCGGTTTAGCATTGATTTTAACAGGTGTTTTTATCCGCTGGGTGATCATCCGCAGCCTCGGAAAATACTTTACAGTAGATGTCAGCATCCGGCAGGATCATAAAATTAAACAGGATGGCATTTATCAGATTCTGAGGCATCCGTCGTACAGTTTTGCTCTGCTCACATTTTTGGGTTTGGGTTTGTATCTTAATAACTGGGTTTCATTGTTTATCGTTTTTGTTCCGGTCTGTTTAGCGTTCAGATACAGGATTGCTGTGGAAGAAAAAGCTTTGATAGAAACTTTCGGAGAAGATTATCTCAACTACAGAAAGAAAACAAAAATGCTGATTCCGTTAATTTACTAA
- a CDS encoding 2TM domain-containing protein, producing MDQFNQNDFRYQQAKKQVDRLRGFYGHLFSYVAVNIMIAVFNYYDLKPGETYFQFKNFMTATFWGIGLLIHALFVFFPRFSFFRNWEEKKIKELMNKDNKNGNS from the coding sequence ATGGATCAGTTTAATCAAAATGACTTTCGGTATCAGCAGGCTAAAAAACAGGTAGACCGCCTTCGTGGATTTTACGGGCATCTGTTTTCTTACGTTGCTGTGAATATTATGATTGCAGTTTTTAATTATTACGACCTAAAACCTGGAGAAACTTATTTTCAGTTTAAAAATTTTATGACGGCAACATTCTGGGGAATTGGTCTTTTGATTCATGCATTGTTTGTATTTTTTCCGAGGTTCAGCTTTTTCAGAAATTGGGAAGAGAAAAAAATAAAAGAACTGATGAATAAGGATAATAAAAATGGAAACTCTTAG